TGTATTCTTACTGGTGGACTTTGGGCCAAATCGAATTAGTCAAAGGGGATACCAACATGGCATTGAGCTATTTGGAAAGAGTATACAAGGACTCCCCAACCCCATCTTTTGATCTCCGTTGTGATCTGTCGGAAATTTACTTGAGCAAAGGCAGACTGGACGAGGCAGTAGCTCAATTAGAAAAGGCACTTTCCAGATATGATGATGACAGAGTATGGTCTTCCAGGGCAGTGAAAGCTTATTATCTTTTAGGCTTGGCTTATGAGAAATCAGGCTGGACTAAAAAAGCAATTGAGCAATATGAGCAGTTTCTGGATATCTGGAAAAATGCTGACCCTGGGATTCCAGAAGTTGCAGATGCGAAGGAAAGGCTAAGGAAACTGAAAAGTAGACAGTAGAACAGCATACAGCGAACAAAAATAAAAGGTAGGGGCGAGGTTGCCTCGCCCTTTTTTCTCTTTCTTAGTTGACAATCAGAGAACTTCTCGATTTATTAAAGACAAAGTCTAGACGTTATCCGTCAAAAAAAGTATGCTGGGCAAAACAATTTCACAGTCTGAACTCACCCTAAATCCCTCTCTTGCAAAGAGAGGGACTTAAACCCCCCTTCTCTTAGTAAGAGAAGGGCCAGGGGATGAGTTCGGTAACTAAACGCAGTGGGGTTATGGTTGGCAAAACAGTTTCACGTTACGAACTCGCCCTACAGCTGAGAATAGTGGACTAAAATAGTATTTTTTCTTATTGACAAAACGAGAGACGATTTTATATTGAAAAAGTATTTTTTTAATAAGGGGATAAGTGGAGAAAAAAAATCGGGCACGGAGTGAAGTTGATTTCTTCTTGGTTAAACTTTAAAAAAGTCTTGATAAAAAGATTTGCATTCTTTATCTCTTCCGTTTTTCTCTTCATTTTACTTTCCTCTTCATCTTTTGCCAGAGAAAAAGGGATTTCAGAAGCTGTTTTTTCACCCAGCCAGGAATGCGGAAACTGCCATAAAAATATATACCAGACCTGGTCGAATTCGATGCACGCCCAAGCAATATCTGACCCGGTCTTCAAGTTAGACTATCTGCACGCGCTGAATGAGTACGGTGAGAAGATAAGAGAATATTGCCTTTCTTGCCATTCCCCAACTACTCGCTATAGCGGGGACAGCTATTTAAAAAATCGAATTTCGAGGGAAGGGATAAACTGCGATTTCTGTCACTCGATTTATGCAGTAGATCTGGAAAACCCAAAAGACCCTTTCAAAGTCAATCCTGGGAGCACCCAGTATGGTCCTTACCAAAACGCCTCTTCTCCCGCTCATCAAGCAACCTATTCGGAACTGCATACCCGGTCTGAGTTCTGCGCAGGATGTCATCAGTTGAAAAATAGCTCCGGGGTTTTGGTCCTGGGTACCTATTCGGAGTGGAAGGAAGGACCTTATCCTGAACAGAAGGTATATTGTCAGAACTGTCATATGCCTAAAGTCCCGGGCATGCCAATAGTCGACCCAAAAGTGAAAAGATCAGAGCTGAATATGACCGCACACGAGTTCTTAGGGGGTCATTCGGAGATAAACCTCCAGCATGCCGCAACCCTGAGAACCGAGCTTAAACCCGAAAAGGGGAAAGCTTTAGTTACAGTTTATGTGACCAATGCTGAATCCGGCCATAAATTACCCACTGGAACCCCGGTGCGGAAGGTAATCCTTTCGGTGAAACTTTTAGACGATAAAGGTAAGAAAATAGCTGAGAAAGAGAAGGTTTATCAGAAGGTCCTGCTGGATCAAAAAGGGGATGTCCTGACTGAAAGTTATAAGATGATATTAGAAGCTTCTTCTATTCTAAGCGATAACCGGATTGCCCCAAAGGAAACCAGGCAGGAAAAGTTCGAGTTTGATCTTCCTTCAGGGATAAAACCTTTTTCCGTGGAATCTACTTTAAGATACCAGTATCCTACACCCGTTTTGACCACAGGGTTTATGGAGGTGGAGATGGCTAAGCAGGTAGTGGGTTTACCTCAGAGAAGAGTTTTTTTGATCGGGCTATTGAGCTGGCTCAGGGTTTTCGTCATCCTGCTGGTCTTGTTTTTGATTCTATGGATAGGATTTCGTTTTGTCAGGAGATTATTCAGGTAAGCAAGCTAAGACTATTTTTTGCTTTAAAATAAAATTGTGAGCTTACTCACAATAAGACTGTATGAGAAGAATAGCTTTTCTGATCTTGCTATTTATCGCAATCCTGGTTCTGGCATATTTCTGGTTGCAGAGTTCAGGAATCGCACAGCCGGTTCAGTTTAATCATCAGTTACACATCAAAAAAGTTGGGCTTTCCTGCGAGGATTGTCACATCTATTTCAAAACTCAAAGGTTTTCCGGAATCCCCAACCTGGATATCTGCGCCGGCTGTCATTCTGAGCCTCAGGGAAAAAGTAAAGAAGAGGCGAAAGTAGTGAATGCTGTCAAAGAGGGGAAAACCATCGAGTGGCAGAGAATCTACAGAACTAAAAGATCAGTCACCTATTCTCATCGTCTGCATATGGTCGTGGGAAAATTGGAGTGCAAGGTCTGTCACGGGGATATAGCCGACACTATCAAGCCTCCGCGCAGACCCCTGGTTAAAATAAGCATGGATCGTTGCAGGGACTGCCACAGGAAAATGAAGGTTTCTGTTGATTGCATAACCTGTCACAAATAAATTTAGAATAGATTTATGGAACAATCCAGAAGAGATTTTCTGAAGTTTTTATCCAGTGGCTCGGTCATGGCTTTTGGTGGTGGGTTTATCTTTAAAAAAATGCCCTGGATGGATTCTTTTGATGAGATCGTGCCTCAGGGGATAGAAACCTGGGTCCCTTCTGTTTGTCAGCTCTGTCCGGGTGGCTGTGGGATTTTAGCCCGGGTTCTGGATGGAAAAAGGTTAGTCAAGATCGAAGGGAATCCTCTTCATCCCATTAGCCGGGGGACCTTGTGTCCCAAAGGTTACGCTGGTCTTCAGGTTCTCTATTCCCCTTTCAGGATAAAAACCCCTCTGAGAAGAGTCGGAGAAAAAGGCTCAAAAAAATGGGAGAAGATAAACTGGGATGAAGCTCTTAACCTGATCTCTGACAAGCTCAGGACTCTGCGAACCGAGAAAACGACCTATACCACGGCCGTCCTTATGGGTCAGTGTAGAGGAACTACAAGACAACTTTTCAAAAGATTCTTAGATGCCTATGGCTCCCCTAATCTGATAGACAATAACAGTTACCGTGAAGAGACGCCTGTGCCCGGGATCTATCTTATGCAGGGAAGTCCATATCCCTCAGTATATGATTTAGAAAATGCTAATTATATCCTGTCGTTTGGCTCAAACTGGCTTGAGTCGTTCTGGTCACCAGTTCAGGCTTTCAGGTCATTTGGCAAGCTCAATGACGACAAAAGAGCACCCAGAGGAAGGACGGTCCAGATCGAGCCGCGTCTTTCAGTTACAGCAGCGAGATCAAATCAATGGGTCCCAATAAATCCGGGCACCGAAGGGTTCTTAGCCCTGGGGATCGCCTACATGCTGATCAAGGAAAATATCTATAATCAGGACTTTGTTTCCAAACATACTTTCGGATTCGAGAGCTGGAAAGACCCTTCAGGAGTCGTGCATCCCGGTTTCAAAGATTATGTCCTGAATAATTTCAACCTTTCGCAGATCTCTTTGATCACCGGAGTTCCAATAGACACGATTATAAGGTTAGCCCGGGATTTTGCCAAACTACAGCCTGCAGTCGCTCTAGGAGAAGACAATTTCAATCTGAGCCAGCAGAGTACTTTCACGCGAATGGCCATACACTCTCTTAACGGTTTGATGGGCAGCTTTGAAATAAATGGAGGAGTCCTCTTACCCAAGGTGCCTCCATTATCAAATTTTCCATCCATTCCTGTTGATCCCTTATCGACCGAGGGTAGAAATAAGCCCAGGATAGATTCAGCCGGAAATGATAAGTATCCCTTGTCCAAAGACCTGCCGGATAACTTTCCTGATAATATCCTGTCAGATAAACCGTATCCTCTGAATATGCTGTTCATATATAATACGGACCCTGTTTTTTCCAGCCCCGTACGAGGAAGATTCATTCAAGCCTTAAAGAAAATTCCGATGGTAGTCTCTTTCTCTTCGTTTATGGATGAGACCTCAGAATATGCTGACCTTATCCTGCCTGACGATACTTATCTGGAAAGATTAGAGGATGACCCGACATATACCCTGCAGGGCTTTCCTGTTTTGAGCCTAAGGCAGCCGGTGATTGAGCCGCTTTACCAGACAAAATCAACTCCGGAAGTGCTCTTAGAGCTTTCCAAAAAAGTTGACGATAAGATGAGTTCAGCCTTCCCCTGGAAAGATCATCAGGAGGTTTTAAATTTTGCCCTGAAGGGGGTTTTTGATTCCGGAAGAGGAGACCTTTTCGGGGTTCCTTTTGAGGAGATCTGGACCAGGGTCCTGGAGAAAAGAGGCTGGAAAGCACCTTCTTACAAAAATCTCGAAGAGTTCAGTAAAGGAATCAAAGAAAAAGGAGGCTGGTGGGACCCGATTTACAAATCCGGCGAATGGGACAGGGTTTTCAAAACCCCCTCTAAAAAACTTGAGTTCTATTCCCAGATTCTAAAGGACAGATTGAAAGATCAAAATATCAAAGATGACAAATATTTTCTGCCGAACCCTCCACTTCCAGGGAAAGAAGAGGAATATCCTCTTTACTTAAGAGTGTTCGTCTTACACTCGCTTTCCACTGAGAGGGATTTACCCTCGCCCTGGCTTAAGGATACCGCAGGTTTCTATCAAAAGGAAAAATGGCATCCCTGGGTGGAGATAAACCCGGAAAAAGCCAGAGAATTAGGCATTGCGGATAAAGATTTAGCCTGGGTGGAATCTTCTAAAGGAAGAATCAAACTGAAAGCTAGGCTTTTCCCGGGAACGATGCCTGAGGTGGTAGGAATACCGTTTGGTTTTGAGGATGAGAAAGCAGATTACAATCCGGTGAAAATTCTAAAGGAAAAAATCGATCCTTTATCCGGAATAGCTAACTGGGGAGAGACCAGGGTCAAACTTTATAAAGCTTAAGGTGAAATGATATGCACAGATGGGGAATGGTTAT
This is a stretch of genomic DNA from Candidatus Zixiibacteriota bacterium. It encodes these proteins:
- a CDS encoding cytochrome c family protein translates to MISSWLNFKKVLIKRFAFFISSVFLFILLSSSSFAREKGISEAVFSPSQECGNCHKNIYQTWSNSMHAQAISDPVFKLDYLHALNEYGEKIREYCLSCHSPTTRYSGDSYLKNRISREGINCDFCHSIYAVDLENPKDPFKVNPGSTQYGPYQNASSPAHQATYSELHTRSEFCAGCHQLKNSSGVLVLGTYSEWKEGPYPEQKVYCQNCHMPKVPGMPIVDPKVKRSELNMTAHEFLGGHSEINLQHAATLRTELKPEKGKALVTVYVTNAESGHKLPTGTPVRKVILSVKLLDDKGKKIAEKEKVYQKVLLDQKGDVLTESYKMILEASSILSDNRIAPKETRQEKFEFDLPSGIKPFSVESTLRYQYPTPVLTTGFMEVEMAKQVVGLPQRRVFLIGLLSWLRVFVILLVLFLILWIGFRFVRRLFR
- a CDS encoding cytochrome c family protein produces the protein MRRIAFLILLFIAILVLAYFWLQSSGIAQPVQFNHQLHIKKVGLSCEDCHIYFKTQRFSGIPNLDICAGCHSEPQGKSKEEAKVVNAVKEGKTIEWQRIYRTKRSVTYSHRLHMVVGKLECKVCHGDIADTIKPPRRPLVKISMDRCRDCHRKMKVSVDCITCHK
- a CDS encoding molybdopterin-dependent oxidoreductase, which gives rise to MEQSRRDFLKFLSSGSVMAFGGGFIFKKMPWMDSFDEIVPQGIETWVPSVCQLCPGGCGILARVLDGKRLVKIEGNPLHPISRGTLCPKGYAGLQVLYSPFRIKTPLRRVGEKGSKKWEKINWDEALNLISDKLRTLRTEKTTYTTAVLMGQCRGTTRQLFKRFLDAYGSPNLIDNNSYREETPVPGIYLMQGSPYPSVYDLENANYILSFGSNWLESFWSPVQAFRSFGKLNDDKRAPRGRTVQIEPRLSVTAARSNQWVPINPGTEGFLALGIAYMLIKENIYNQDFVSKHTFGFESWKDPSGVVHPGFKDYVLNNFNLSQISLITGVPIDTIIRLARDFAKLQPAVALGEDNFNLSQQSTFTRMAIHSLNGLMGSFEINGGVLLPKVPPLSNFPSIPVDPLSTEGRNKPRIDSAGNDKYPLSKDLPDNFPDNILSDKPYPLNMLFIYNTDPVFSSPVRGRFIQALKKIPMVVSFSSFMDETSEYADLILPDDTYLERLEDDPTYTLQGFPVLSLRQPVIEPLYQTKSTPEVLLELSKKVDDKMSSAFPWKDHQEVLNFALKGVFDSGRGDLFGVPFEEIWTRVLEKRGWKAPSYKNLEEFSKGIKEKGGWWDPIYKSGEWDRVFKTPSKKLEFYSQILKDRLKDQNIKDDKYFLPNPPLPGKEEEYPLYLRVFVLHSLSTERDLPSPWLKDTAGFYQKEKWHPWVEINPEKARELGIADKDLAWVESSKGRIKLKARLFPGTMPEVVGIPFGFEDEKADYNPVKILKEKIDPLSGIANWGETRVKLYKA